In a genomic window of Lepisosteus oculatus isolate fLepOcu1 chromosome 5, fLepOcu1.hap2, whole genome shotgun sequence:
- the LOC102697796 gene encoding stAR-related lipid transfer protein 13 isoform X4, with translation MTTKRKSTKLQLRRSLSEQLRDSTSKAWDLLWKNVREKRLAEIEAKEACDWLRAAGFPQYAQLYEDSQFPIDISAVKKDHDFLDKDLVEPLCRRLNTLNKCASMKLDVNLPKKKSEDSDEEDLFAISDKWTFEWSSRRWSRLEDIDSFLGRADSQAPAGGEPLKNTTSSESVLTDLSEPEVSSLHSESSGGGEGRSLAGTRGLVAEEREGARRNCADVTAMPDSTSPALPQAPKDITNYSSLSAKNGKHSRTRAKDFLRRMETLRTKGTSVKNKKVLVISGPVLQQEPESLKTMHCVEIVNGDLGGLEKPRGSFPSQSSSESSGHSETSGSAVSTPSLKERKPHRAAHKRSGMYLEDMDIFAGAQVKKVAEQNRRNEFRSYENLVVHIPKDHKPGTFPKALSIESLSPTDAGASVNWRTGSICLDAQRQPQSSKEPRPITQCCPRGSRISVYDNVPGSHLYASTGDLMDLEKEDLFPHLDDILQHVNGLQQIVDHWSKNILPEMQGDNLEREGSGLQSSSQITLDFEGNSVLEGQTTPSDGDKDGMSLNESDSTGMRERRDSGVGASLTRPNRLRWPSFQISTRLSHSMASLQITNQSAGQLSLLQKFSLLRLTAIMEKYSMSNKHGWTWSVPKFMKRMKVPDYKDKNVFGVPLIVHVQRSGQPLPQSVQQALRYLRSQCLDQVGLFRKSGVKSRIQALRQMNESSPDNVNYEDQSAYDVADMVKQFFRDLPEPLLTSKLGETFLHIYQYVPKDQRLQAVQAAIMLMSDENREVLQTLLCFLSDVTSVEENQMTPMNIAVCLAPSLFHLNILKKDNLSPRAMQKKYATGRPDQKDLNENLAATQGLAHMILECNRLFEIPHEMVTQSRNSYVEADVQALTLEELCKQTEEDDGTYQTHVENLIQSLLKEAREKSKYWVSCSSTDNTELFYKKVGDGNPLRRWKVSVEVEAPPSVVLNRVLRERHLWDIDLLQWKVMETLDKQTEIYQYVLNRMPPHPSRDFVVLRSWRTDLPKGTCALVSVSVDHEEAPPMGGVRAIVMDSQYLLEPCGSGKSRLTHICRIDLKGRMPEWYNKAFGHLCAAEAARIRNSFQPLATEGPETKI, from the exons AGATCGAAGCGAAGGAGGCATGTGACTGGTTACGGGCAGCAGGATTTCCTCAATATGCTCAGCTTTATGAAG ACTCTCAGTTTCCCATTGACATATCTGCTGTGAAGAAGGATCATGATTTTCTTGACAAAGATCTTGTCGAACCTCTTTGCCG GAGGCTGAACACATTGAATAAGTGTGCCTCTATGAAACTTGACGTGAACCTTCCCAAGAAGAAA AGCGAAGACTCCGATGAAGAAGACTTATTTGCAATCAGTGACAAATGGACTTTCGAGTGGAGCAGCAGGCGGTGGTCGCGGCTGGAGGACATTGACTCTTTCCTGGGCCGCGCGGACAGCCAGGCCCCAGCGGGAGGTGAGCCCCTGAAGAACACGACCAGCAGCGAGAGTGTGCTGACGGACCTGAGCGAGCCCGAGGTCTCGTCCCTGCACAGCGAGAGCAGCGGGGGCGGTGAGGGCcggagcctggccggcaccagAGGCCTGGTCGCCGAGGAGCGGGAGGGCGCGAGGCGGAACTGCGCGGACGTCACCGCCATGCCCGACTCCACCTCCCCGGCTCTCCCGCAGGCCCCCAAAGACATCACCAACTACTCCTCGCTCTCCGCCAAGAATGGGAAGCACAGCAGGACCCGCGCCAAGGACTTCCTGCGGCGGATGGAGACGCTGAGAACTAAAGGCACATCTGTGAAAAATAAGAAAGTCCTGGTGATTAGCGGCCCCGTGCTGCAGCAGGAGCCCGAGTCCCTAAAGACTATGCACTGCGTTGAAATTGTGAACGGGGACTTAGGTGGCCTGGAAAAACCCCGGGGCAGCTTCCCCTCCCAATCGAGCAGCGAGAGCAGTGGCCACTCGGAGACGAGCGGCAGCGCCGTCAGCACCCCCAGCCTGAAGGAGCGCAAGCCCCACCGGGCCGCCCACAAGCGCAGTGGCATGTACCTGGAGGACATGGACATCTTCGCGGGGGCCCAGGTGAAGAAGGTGGCCGAGCAGAACCGCAGGAACGAGTTCCGCTCTTACGAGAACCTGGTGGTGCACATCCCTAAGGACCACAAGCCCGGCACCTTCCCCAAAGCACTGTCCATTGAGAGCCTGTCCCCCACCGATGCTGGGGCCTCCGTCAACTGGCGTACAGGTAGCATCTGCCTGGATGCTCAGAGGCAGCCCCAGAGCTCTAAAGAGCCCAGGCCCATCACCCAGTGTTGCCCCCGTGGAAGCCGGATCAGCGTGTATGACAATGTGCCCGGCTCCCACCTGTACGCCAGCACAGGTGACCTGATGGACCTAGAGAAGGAGGACCTCTTCCCCCATCTGGACGACATCCTGCAGCACGTCAACGGGCTGCAGCAGATTGTGGACCACTGGTCCAAAAACATCCTGCCAGAGATGCAAGGCGACAACCTAGAGCGCGAGGGATCAGGGCTGCAGTCCTCCAGTCAGATCACCCTGGACTTTGAGGGCAATTCTGTTCTGGAGGGACAGACCACCCCGAGTGACGGAGATAAGGATGGCATGTCCCTCAATGAGTCTGACTCCACTGGgatgagggagaggagggatTCTGGTGTGGGAGCATCACTAACCAGGCCGAATCG GCTGCGGTGGCCCAGCTTCCAGATCTCCACTCGCCTGAGTCACTCCATGGCCTCTCTGCAGATCACCAACCAGTCCGCTGGCCAGCTCAGCCTGCTGCAGAAGTTCTCCCTCCTCCGCCTCACGGCCATCATGGAGAAGTACTCCATGTCAAACAAGCATGGCTGGACCTG GTCTGTGCCAAAGTTTATGAAGAGGATGAAAGTTCCAGACTACAAGGACAAGAACGTCTTTGGCGTTCCTTTGATAGTTCACGTGCAGAGATCTGGGCAGCCCCTCCCACAGAGTGTCCAGCAGGCACTACGCTACTTGAGAAGCCAGTGTTTGGATCAG gtgGGATTATTCCGGAAGTCTGGAGTGAAGTCCCGGATACAGGCCCTGAGGCAGATGAATGAGAGCTCCCCAGACAACGTCAACTACGAGGACCAGTCAGCCTATGATGTGGCAGACATGGTGAAGCAGTTCTTCAGAGATCTCCCTGAGCCCCTCCTCACCAGCAAACTGGGGGAGACATTTCTCCACATCTATCAAT ACGTTCCTAAAGACCAGCGACTTCAGGCTGTGCAGGCAGCCATCATGCTCATGTCGGACGAGAACAGGGAGGTGttgcagacactgctgtgttTCCTTAGCGATGTGACCTCGGTGGAGGAGAACCAGATGACTCCCATGAACATCGCTGTGTGTCTGGCACCCTCATTGTTCCACCTCAACATTCTCAAGAAGGATAACCTGTCACCAAG AGCCATGCAAAAAAAATACGCAACAGGGAGGCCAGACCAGAAAGACCTTAATGAAAACCTGGCTGCAACTCAGGGCCTGGCTCACATGATCTTGGAGTGCAACCGGCTATTTGAG ATCCCCCATGAAATGGTGACACAATCCCGCAACTCGTACGTGGAGGCAGATGTCCAAgccctgacgctggaggagctgtGCAAGCAGACAGAGGAAGATGATGGCACCTACCAGACTCACGTGGAGAATCTGATTCAGTCCCTGCTGAAGGAGGCCAGGGAAAAGTCCAAATACTGGGTGTCCTGTTCCAGCACAGACAACACCGAGCTGTTCTATAAGAAG GTGGGTGATGGCAACCCCCTACGGCGGTGGAAGGTGTCAGTGGAGGTGGAAGCGCCTCCTTCAGTGGTGCTGAACCGGGTGCTGCGAGAGCGCCACCTGTGGGATATTGACCTGCTGCAGTGGAAAGTGATGGAGACTCTGGACAAGCAGACAGaaatctaccagtatgtgttGAACAGAATGCCACCACATCCAAGCAGAGACTTTGTAGTGCTGAG ATCTTGGAGAACAGACTTGCCGAAGGGGACATGCGCACTGGTTTCGGTATCAGTGGACCATGAAGAAGCTCCACCAATGGGAGGGGTGAGAGCGATAGTGATGGACTCACAGTACTTACTGGAGCCTTGTGGTTCAGGAAAATCCAGACTCACACACATCTGCAGGATAGACCTCAA AGGAAGAATGCCAGAGTGGTACAACAAAGCTTTTGGACATCTGTGTGCTGCTGAGGCCGCCAGGATCCGGAACTCATTTCAGCCTCTGGCGACAGAAGGGCCAGAAACAAAAATCTGA
- the LOC102697796 gene encoding stAR-related lipid transfer protein 13 isoform X3, with translation MFREPPESPGKMCLSSMPPESQDMYLRFDHRRKRSGYRLSRIIARQQLLKKIAQEIEAKEACDWLRAAGFPQYAQLYEDSQFPIDISAVKKDHDFLDKDLVEPLCRRLNTLNKCASMKLDVNLPKKKSEDSDEEDLFAISDKWTFEWSSRRWSRLEDIDSFLGRADSQAPAGGEPLKNTTSSESVLTDLSEPEVSSLHSESSGGGEGRSLAGTRGLVAEEREGARRNCADVTAMPDSTSPALPQAPKDITNYSSLSAKNGKHSRTRAKDFLRRMETLRTKGTSVKNKKVLVISGPVLQQEPESLKTMHCVEIVNGDLGGLEKPRGSFPSQSSSESSGHSETSGSAVSTPSLKERKPHRAAHKRSGMYLEDMDIFAGAQVKKVAEQNRRNEFRSYENLVVHIPKDHKPGTFPKALSIESLSPTDAGASVNWRTGSICLDAQRQPQSSKEPRPITQCCPRGSRISVYDNVPGSHLYASTGDLMDLEKEDLFPHLDDILQHVNGLQQIVDHWSKNILPEMQGDNLEREGSGLQSSSQITLDFEGNSVLEGQTTPSDGDKDGMSLNESDSTGMRERRDSGVGASLTRPNRLRWPSFQISTRLSHSMASLQITNQSAGQLSLLQKFSLLRLTAIMEKYSMSNKHGWTWSVPKFMKRMKVPDYKDKNVFGVPLIVHVQRSGQPLPQSVQQALRYLRSQCLDQVGLFRKSGVKSRIQALRQMNESSPDNVNYEDQSAYDVADMVKQFFRDLPEPLLTSKLGETFLHIYQYVPKDQRLQAVQAAIMLMSDENREVLQTLLCFLSDVTSVEENQMTPMNIAVCLAPSLFHLNILKKDNLSPRAMQKKYATGRPDQKDLNENLAATQGLAHMILECNRLFEIPHEMVTQSRNSYVEADVQALTLEELCKQTEEDDGTYQTHVENLIQSLLKEAREKSKYWVSCSSTDNTELFYKKVGDGNPLRRWKVSVEVEAPPSVVLNRVLRERHLWDIDLLQWKVMETLDKQTEIYQYVLNRMPPHPSRDFVVLRSWRTDLPKGTCALVSVSVDHEEAPPMGGVRAIVMDSQYLLEPCGSGKSRLTHICRIDLKGRMPEWYNKAFGHLCAAEAARIRNSFQPLATEGPETKI, from the exons AGATCGAAGCGAAGGAGGCATGTGACTGGTTACGGGCAGCAGGATTTCCTCAATATGCTCAGCTTTATGAAG ACTCTCAGTTTCCCATTGACATATCTGCTGTGAAGAAGGATCATGATTTTCTTGACAAAGATCTTGTCGAACCTCTTTGCCG GAGGCTGAACACATTGAATAAGTGTGCCTCTATGAAACTTGACGTGAACCTTCCCAAGAAGAAA AGCGAAGACTCCGATGAAGAAGACTTATTTGCAATCAGTGACAAATGGACTTTCGAGTGGAGCAGCAGGCGGTGGTCGCGGCTGGAGGACATTGACTCTTTCCTGGGCCGCGCGGACAGCCAGGCCCCAGCGGGAGGTGAGCCCCTGAAGAACACGACCAGCAGCGAGAGTGTGCTGACGGACCTGAGCGAGCCCGAGGTCTCGTCCCTGCACAGCGAGAGCAGCGGGGGCGGTGAGGGCcggagcctggccggcaccagAGGCCTGGTCGCCGAGGAGCGGGAGGGCGCGAGGCGGAACTGCGCGGACGTCACCGCCATGCCCGACTCCACCTCCCCGGCTCTCCCGCAGGCCCCCAAAGACATCACCAACTACTCCTCGCTCTCCGCCAAGAATGGGAAGCACAGCAGGACCCGCGCCAAGGACTTCCTGCGGCGGATGGAGACGCTGAGAACTAAAGGCACATCTGTGAAAAATAAGAAAGTCCTGGTGATTAGCGGCCCCGTGCTGCAGCAGGAGCCCGAGTCCCTAAAGACTATGCACTGCGTTGAAATTGTGAACGGGGACTTAGGTGGCCTGGAAAAACCCCGGGGCAGCTTCCCCTCCCAATCGAGCAGCGAGAGCAGTGGCCACTCGGAGACGAGCGGCAGCGCCGTCAGCACCCCCAGCCTGAAGGAGCGCAAGCCCCACCGGGCCGCCCACAAGCGCAGTGGCATGTACCTGGAGGACATGGACATCTTCGCGGGGGCCCAGGTGAAGAAGGTGGCCGAGCAGAACCGCAGGAACGAGTTCCGCTCTTACGAGAACCTGGTGGTGCACATCCCTAAGGACCACAAGCCCGGCACCTTCCCCAAAGCACTGTCCATTGAGAGCCTGTCCCCCACCGATGCTGGGGCCTCCGTCAACTGGCGTACAGGTAGCATCTGCCTGGATGCTCAGAGGCAGCCCCAGAGCTCTAAAGAGCCCAGGCCCATCACCCAGTGTTGCCCCCGTGGAAGCCGGATCAGCGTGTATGACAATGTGCCCGGCTCCCACCTGTACGCCAGCACAGGTGACCTGATGGACCTAGAGAAGGAGGACCTCTTCCCCCATCTGGACGACATCCTGCAGCACGTCAACGGGCTGCAGCAGATTGTGGACCACTGGTCCAAAAACATCCTGCCAGAGATGCAAGGCGACAACCTAGAGCGCGAGGGATCAGGGCTGCAGTCCTCCAGTCAGATCACCCTGGACTTTGAGGGCAATTCTGTTCTGGAGGGACAGACCACCCCGAGTGACGGAGATAAGGATGGCATGTCCCTCAATGAGTCTGACTCCACTGGgatgagggagaggagggatTCTGGTGTGGGAGCATCACTAACCAGGCCGAATCG GCTGCGGTGGCCCAGCTTCCAGATCTCCACTCGCCTGAGTCACTCCATGGCCTCTCTGCAGATCACCAACCAGTCCGCTGGCCAGCTCAGCCTGCTGCAGAAGTTCTCCCTCCTCCGCCTCACGGCCATCATGGAGAAGTACTCCATGTCAAACAAGCATGGCTGGACCTG GTCTGTGCCAAAGTTTATGAAGAGGATGAAAGTTCCAGACTACAAGGACAAGAACGTCTTTGGCGTTCCTTTGATAGTTCACGTGCAGAGATCTGGGCAGCCCCTCCCACAGAGTGTCCAGCAGGCACTACGCTACTTGAGAAGCCAGTGTTTGGATCAG gtgGGATTATTCCGGAAGTCTGGAGTGAAGTCCCGGATACAGGCCCTGAGGCAGATGAATGAGAGCTCCCCAGACAACGTCAACTACGAGGACCAGTCAGCCTATGATGTGGCAGACATGGTGAAGCAGTTCTTCAGAGATCTCCCTGAGCCCCTCCTCACCAGCAAACTGGGGGAGACATTTCTCCACATCTATCAAT ACGTTCCTAAAGACCAGCGACTTCAGGCTGTGCAGGCAGCCATCATGCTCATGTCGGACGAGAACAGGGAGGTGttgcagacactgctgtgttTCCTTAGCGATGTGACCTCGGTGGAGGAGAACCAGATGACTCCCATGAACATCGCTGTGTGTCTGGCACCCTCATTGTTCCACCTCAACATTCTCAAGAAGGATAACCTGTCACCAAG AGCCATGCAAAAAAAATACGCAACAGGGAGGCCAGACCAGAAAGACCTTAATGAAAACCTGGCTGCAACTCAGGGCCTGGCTCACATGATCTTGGAGTGCAACCGGCTATTTGAG ATCCCCCATGAAATGGTGACACAATCCCGCAACTCGTACGTGGAGGCAGATGTCCAAgccctgacgctggaggagctgtGCAAGCAGACAGAGGAAGATGATGGCACCTACCAGACTCACGTGGAGAATCTGATTCAGTCCCTGCTGAAGGAGGCCAGGGAAAAGTCCAAATACTGGGTGTCCTGTTCCAGCACAGACAACACCGAGCTGTTCTATAAGAAG GTGGGTGATGGCAACCCCCTACGGCGGTGGAAGGTGTCAGTGGAGGTGGAAGCGCCTCCTTCAGTGGTGCTGAACCGGGTGCTGCGAGAGCGCCACCTGTGGGATATTGACCTGCTGCAGTGGAAAGTGATGGAGACTCTGGACAAGCAGACAGaaatctaccagtatgtgttGAACAGAATGCCACCACATCCAAGCAGAGACTTTGTAGTGCTGAG ATCTTGGAGAACAGACTTGCCGAAGGGGACATGCGCACTGGTTTCGGTATCAGTGGACCATGAAGAAGCTCCACCAATGGGAGGGGTGAGAGCGATAGTGATGGACTCACAGTACTTACTGGAGCCTTGTGGTTCAGGAAAATCCAGACTCACACACATCTGCAGGATAGACCTCAA AGGAAGAATGCCAGAGTGGTACAACAAAGCTTTTGGACATCTGTGTGCTGCTGAGGCCGCCAGGATCCGGAACTCATTTCAGCCTCTGGCGACAGAAGGGCCAGAAACAAAAATCTGA
- the LOC102697796 gene encoding stAR-related lipid transfer protein 13 isoform X6, with protein MKLDVNLPKKKSEDSDEEDLFAISDKWTFEWSSRRWSRLEDIDSFLGRADSQAPAGGEPLKNTTSSESVLTDLSEPEVSSLHSESSGGGEGRSLAGTRGLVAEEREGARRNCADVTAMPDSTSPALPQAPKDITNYSSLSAKNGKHSRTRAKDFLRRMETLRTKGTSVKNKKVLVISGPVLQQEPESLKTMHCVEIVNGDLGGLEKPRGSFPSQSSSESSGHSETSGSAVSTPSLKERKPHRAAHKRSGMYLEDMDIFAGAQVKKVAEQNRRNEFRSYENLVVHIPKDHKPGTFPKALSIESLSPTDAGASVNWRTGSICLDAQRQPQSSKEPRPITQCCPRGSRISVYDNVPGSHLYASTGDLMDLEKEDLFPHLDDILQHVNGLQQIVDHWSKNILPEMQGDNLEREGSGLQSSSQITLDFEGNSVLEGQTTPSDGDKDGMSLNESDSTGMRERRDSGVGASLTRPNRLRWPSFQISTRLSHSMASLQITNQSAGQLSLLQKFSLLRLTAIMEKYSMSNKHGWTWSVPKFMKRMKVPDYKDKNVFGVPLIVHVQRSGQPLPQSVQQALRYLRSQCLDQVGLFRKSGVKSRIQALRQMNESSPDNVNYEDQSAYDVADMVKQFFRDLPEPLLTSKLGETFLHIYQYVPKDQRLQAVQAAIMLMSDENREVLQTLLCFLSDVTSVEENQMTPMNIAVCLAPSLFHLNILKKDNLSPRAMQKKYATGRPDQKDLNENLAATQGLAHMILECNRLFEIPHEMVTQSRNSYVEADVQALTLEELCKQTEEDDGTYQTHVENLIQSLLKEAREKSKYWVSCSSTDNTELFYKKVGDGNPLRRWKVSVEVEAPPSVVLNRVLRERHLWDIDLLQWKVMETLDKQTEIYQYVLNRMPPHPSRDFVVLRSWRTDLPKGTCALVSVSVDHEEAPPMGGVRAIVMDSQYLLEPCGSGKSRLTHICRIDLKGRMPEWYNKAFGHLCAAEAARIRNSFQPLATEGPETKI; from the exons ATGAAACTTGACGTGAACCTTCCCAAGAAGAAA AGCGAAGACTCCGATGAAGAAGACTTATTTGCAATCAGTGACAAATGGACTTTCGAGTGGAGCAGCAGGCGGTGGTCGCGGCTGGAGGACATTGACTCTTTCCTGGGCCGCGCGGACAGCCAGGCCCCAGCGGGAGGTGAGCCCCTGAAGAACACGACCAGCAGCGAGAGTGTGCTGACGGACCTGAGCGAGCCCGAGGTCTCGTCCCTGCACAGCGAGAGCAGCGGGGGCGGTGAGGGCcggagcctggccggcaccagAGGCCTGGTCGCCGAGGAGCGGGAGGGCGCGAGGCGGAACTGCGCGGACGTCACCGCCATGCCCGACTCCACCTCCCCGGCTCTCCCGCAGGCCCCCAAAGACATCACCAACTACTCCTCGCTCTCCGCCAAGAATGGGAAGCACAGCAGGACCCGCGCCAAGGACTTCCTGCGGCGGATGGAGACGCTGAGAACTAAAGGCACATCTGTGAAAAATAAGAAAGTCCTGGTGATTAGCGGCCCCGTGCTGCAGCAGGAGCCCGAGTCCCTAAAGACTATGCACTGCGTTGAAATTGTGAACGGGGACTTAGGTGGCCTGGAAAAACCCCGGGGCAGCTTCCCCTCCCAATCGAGCAGCGAGAGCAGTGGCCACTCGGAGACGAGCGGCAGCGCCGTCAGCACCCCCAGCCTGAAGGAGCGCAAGCCCCACCGGGCCGCCCACAAGCGCAGTGGCATGTACCTGGAGGACATGGACATCTTCGCGGGGGCCCAGGTGAAGAAGGTGGCCGAGCAGAACCGCAGGAACGAGTTCCGCTCTTACGAGAACCTGGTGGTGCACATCCCTAAGGACCACAAGCCCGGCACCTTCCCCAAAGCACTGTCCATTGAGAGCCTGTCCCCCACCGATGCTGGGGCCTCCGTCAACTGGCGTACAGGTAGCATCTGCCTGGATGCTCAGAGGCAGCCCCAGAGCTCTAAAGAGCCCAGGCCCATCACCCAGTGTTGCCCCCGTGGAAGCCGGATCAGCGTGTATGACAATGTGCCCGGCTCCCACCTGTACGCCAGCACAGGTGACCTGATGGACCTAGAGAAGGAGGACCTCTTCCCCCATCTGGACGACATCCTGCAGCACGTCAACGGGCTGCAGCAGATTGTGGACCACTGGTCCAAAAACATCCTGCCAGAGATGCAAGGCGACAACCTAGAGCGCGAGGGATCAGGGCTGCAGTCCTCCAGTCAGATCACCCTGGACTTTGAGGGCAATTCTGTTCTGGAGGGACAGACCACCCCGAGTGACGGAGATAAGGATGGCATGTCCCTCAATGAGTCTGACTCCACTGGgatgagggagaggagggatTCTGGTGTGGGAGCATCACTAACCAGGCCGAATCG GCTGCGGTGGCCCAGCTTCCAGATCTCCACTCGCCTGAGTCACTCCATGGCCTCTCTGCAGATCACCAACCAGTCCGCTGGCCAGCTCAGCCTGCTGCAGAAGTTCTCCCTCCTCCGCCTCACGGCCATCATGGAGAAGTACTCCATGTCAAACAAGCATGGCTGGACCTG GTCTGTGCCAAAGTTTATGAAGAGGATGAAAGTTCCAGACTACAAGGACAAGAACGTCTTTGGCGTTCCTTTGATAGTTCACGTGCAGAGATCTGGGCAGCCCCTCCCACAGAGTGTCCAGCAGGCACTACGCTACTTGAGAAGCCAGTGTTTGGATCAG gtgGGATTATTCCGGAAGTCTGGAGTGAAGTCCCGGATACAGGCCCTGAGGCAGATGAATGAGAGCTCCCCAGACAACGTCAACTACGAGGACCAGTCAGCCTATGATGTGGCAGACATGGTGAAGCAGTTCTTCAGAGATCTCCCTGAGCCCCTCCTCACCAGCAAACTGGGGGAGACATTTCTCCACATCTATCAAT ACGTTCCTAAAGACCAGCGACTTCAGGCTGTGCAGGCAGCCATCATGCTCATGTCGGACGAGAACAGGGAGGTGttgcagacactgctgtgttTCCTTAGCGATGTGACCTCGGTGGAGGAGAACCAGATGACTCCCATGAACATCGCTGTGTGTCTGGCACCCTCATTGTTCCACCTCAACATTCTCAAGAAGGATAACCTGTCACCAAG AGCCATGCAAAAAAAATACGCAACAGGGAGGCCAGACCAGAAAGACCTTAATGAAAACCTGGCTGCAACTCAGGGCCTGGCTCACATGATCTTGGAGTGCAACCGGCTATTTGAG ATCCCCCATGAAATGGTGACACAATCCCGCAACTCGTACGTGGAGGCAGATGTCCAAgccctgacgctggaggagctgtGCAAGCAGACAGAGGAAGATGATGGCACCTACCAGACTCACGTGGAGAATCTGATTCAGTCCCTGCTGAAGGAGGCCAGGGAAAAGTCCAAATACTGGGTGTCCTGTTCCAGCACAGACAACACCGAGCTGTTCTATAAGAAG GTGGGTGATGGCAACCCCCTACGGCGGTGGAAGGTGTCAGTGGAGGTGGAAGCGCCTCCTTCAGTGGTGCTGAACCGGGTGCTGCGAGAGCGCCACCTGTGGGATATTGACCTGCTGCAGTGGAAAGTGATGGAGACTCTGGACAAGCAGACAGaaatctaccagtatgtgttGAACAGAATGCCACCACATCCAAGCAGAGACTTTGTAGTGCTGAG ATCTTGGAGAACAGACTTGCCGAAGGGGACATGCGCACTGGTTTCGGTATCAGTGGACCATGAAGAAGCTCCACCAATGGGAGGGGTGAGAGCGATAGTGATGGACTCACAGTACTTACTGGAGCCTTGTGGTTCAGGAAAATCCAGACTCACACACATCTGCAGGATAGACCTCAA AGGAAGAATGCCAGAGTGGTACAACAAAGCTTTTGGACATCTGTGTGCTGCTGAGGCCGCCAGGATCCGGAACTCATTTCAGCCTCTGGCGACAGAAGGGCCAGAAACAAAAATCTGA